From the genome of Geothrix sp. 21YS21S-4, one region includes:
- the argH gene encoding argininosuccinate lyase, with translation MRPEATTLWAKDVPLDAAIHRFTVGEDPETDLALLAWDALGSAAHARMLGAAGLIPEADATSLLRGLRRIANLAKQGAFPIPPHLEDGHTAIEADLTRNLGPVGGRIHLGRSRNDQVILALRLYLRDKLVRLGLRTAELAEAFLAFAQTHRDTPLPGYTHLRRAMPSTFGLWAAAFAEGLLEELEALQGVYGRLDRCPLGSAAGFGVPLPIDRGLTASLLGFSKVQRSPIDVQNSRGRHEAAVLQWAASTGGVLEKFLWDVSLYSTEEFGFLGLPDAFTTGSSIMPQKKNPDVVELARGRCRELRGAAGLVEQVATGLPSSYHRDFQLLKKPLITALRSADDLFAVLKPLVPALVVKAEAAAAASSDDLYAAHQAYVLVQEGLPFREAYRKVAQQLQEGTFAPDRKALTATHLGGAGNLALDDLAADLAAARGWIEARQRTHAQAEEALWAN, from the coding sequence ATGAGACCCGAAGCCACCACGCTGTGGGCCAAGGATGTGCCCCTGGACGCGGCCATCCACCGCTTCACCGTGGGCGAGGATCCGGAGACGGACCTGGCGCTGCTGGCCTGGGACGCCCTGGGCAGCGCCGCCCACGCCCGCATGCTGGGAGCCGCGGGGCTGATTCCCGAAGCGGACGCCACCTCGCTGCTGCGGGGCTTGCGCCGCATCGCCAACCTCGCCAAGCAGGGCGCCTTCCCCATCCCGCCCCACCTGGAGGACGGCCACACCGCCATCGAGGCCGACCTCACCCGCAACCTGGGGCCCGTCGGCGGCCGGATCCACCTGGGCCGGTCGCGGAACGACCAGGTGATCCTCGCCCTGCGCCTCTACCTCCGGGACAAGCTGGTCCGCCTGGGCCTGCGGACGGCGGAGCTGGCCGAGGCCTTCCTCGCCTTCGCGCAGACCCATCGCGACACGCCCCTGCCGGGCTACACCCACCTTCGCCGCGCCATGCCCAGCACCTTCGGCCTGTGGGCCGCGGCCTTCGCCGAGGGGTTGCTGGAGGAACTGGAGGCGCTCCAGGGCGTCTACGGCCGCCTGGACCGGTGCCCTCTGGGCTCCGCGGCGGGCTTCGGCGTGCCGCTGCCCATCGACCGCGGGCTGACCGCCAGCCTGCTGGGCTTCTCGAAGGTCCAGCGCAGCCCCATCGACGTGCAGAACAGCCGGGGCCGCCACGAGGCCGCGGTGCTCCAGTGGGCAGCCTCCACGGGCGGCGTGCTGGAGAAGTTCCTGTGGGACGTGTCGCTCTACAGCACCGAGGAGTTCGGCTTCCTCGGGCTGCCCGACGCCTTCACCACGGGATCGAGCATCATGCCCCAGAAGAAGAATCCCGACGTGGTGGAGCTGGCCCGGGGCCGCTGCCGAGAGCTGCGCGGGGCCGCGGGCCTCGTCGAGCAGGTCGCGACGGGCCTGCCCTCCAGCTACCACCGGGACTTCCAGCTGCTGAAGAAGCCCCTCATCACCGCGCTCCGCAGCGCCGACGACCTGTTCGCCGTCCTGAAGCCGCTGGTGCCCGCGCTGGTGGTGAAGGCGGAGGCCGCCGCGGCCGCCTCCAGCGACGACCTCTACGCGGCTCACCAGGCCTACGTCCTCGTCCAGGAGGGCCTGCCCTTCCGCGAGGCCTACCGCAAGGTCGCGCAGCAGCTCCAGGAGGGCACCTTCGCCCCCGACCGCAAGGCCCTCACGGCCACTCACCTGGGCGGCGCGGGGAACCTGGCCCTGGATGACCTCGCCGCCGACCTCGCCGCCGCCCGCGGGTGGATCGAAGCCAGGCAGCGGACCCACGCCCAGGCGGAAGAGGCCCTGTGGGCGAACTGA
- a CDS encoding M20/M25/M40 family metallo-hydrolase, with protein MTPADLLTRLVGTPSVSGEEGPIADFVQNLAASRGFDVHRQGHNLWFSFGSKGGARLLLNSHLDTVPPCAGWGSDPFTPVWHGTRLQGLGANDAKGCAAAILLAAFDLAGQDLPGEVVVALTAEEETGGQGIATILDQLGPLDAAVVGEPTGLRICAAQRGMLLLKCTARGQSGHVANAQMLGAENAIHKAARDIARVAAMDFAPHPLLGAQKAQVTQISGGLRRNQVPDACEFFVDLRTGPDQDHDALAADFRGLLESEVVVHSGRYLPKGTDPAHPIVRAALQAAGKAGPVGSGTTSDWAFLGDLPAVKAGPGDTFRSHRPDEYLTLPELDAGAAFYAALVPAFFKLRAAAEAR; from the coding sequence ATGACGCCCGCCGACCTGCTCACGCGGCTCGTGGGAACGCCCAGCGTCTCCGGCGAAGAGGGCCCCATCGCGGACTTCGTCCAGAACCTCGCCGCGTCGCGCGGATTCGACGTCCACCGCCAGGGACACAACCTCTGGTTCAGCTTCGGGAGCAAGGGCGGCGCTCGCCTGCTTCTCAACTCGCACCTCGACACCGTGCCGCCCTGCGCCGGCTGGGGCAGCGATCCGTTCACCCCCGTGTGGCACGGGACGCGGCTCCAGGGCCTGGGCGCCAACGACGCCAAGGGCTGCGCCGCCGCCATCCTGCTCGCCGCCTTCGACCTCGCGGGACAGGACCTGCCCGGGGAAGTCGTGGTGGCCCTCACCGCGGAAGAGGAGACCGGCGGCCAGGGCATCGCCACCATCCTGGACCAGCTCGGCCCGCTGGACGCGGCCGTGGTGGGCGAGCCCACGGGATTGCGGATCTGCGCGGCTCAGCGGGGGATGCTCCTGCTGAAGTGCACGGCCCGGGGCCAGAGCGGCCACGTCGCCAACGCCCAGATGCTGGGCGCCGAGAACGCCATCCACAAGGCCGCCCGCGACATCGCCCGGGTGGCGGCCATGGACTTCGCGCCGCACCCGCTGCTGGGCGCCCAGAAGGCGCAGGTCACCCAGATCAGCGGCGGCCTCCGGCGCAACCAGGTGCCCGACGCCTGCGAGTTCTTCGTGGACCTCCGCACCGGCCCCGACCAGGACCACGACGCCCTGGCCGCCGACTTCCGCGGCCTGCTGGAGAGCGAGGTCGTGGTCCACTCCGGCCGCTACCTCCCCAAGGGCACCGATCCCGCCCACCCCATCGTCCGCGCCGCGCTGCAGGCCGCGGGCAAGGCGGGTCCGGTGGGCTCCGGCACCACCTCGGATTGGGCCTTCCTGGGCGACCTGCCGGCGGTGAAGGCCGGCCCCGGCGACACCTTCCGCAGCCACCGTCCCGACGAGTACCTGACCCTGCCCGAACTCGACGCGGGCGCGGCCTTCTACGCCGCCCTCGTCCCCGCGTTCTTCAAGCTGCGCGCCGCCGCGGAGGCCCGATGA
- the argB gene encoding acetylglutamate kinase: MPLSPNPYAALKEASRYVRLFRGKTFVVKVGGEVISEPKIRKALCEQIALLWSFSIRVVVVHGGGAELDAVCQSMGIPVQKVAGRRITSPEVLDAAKMVFAGQVHMDLLADLQAAGVPAVGLTGVDAGLLKATRRPPVPVVPDGATEPQLVDFGLVGDIDSVDPHVLAHLLEGGFVPVVAPLSGGEDGAIYNTNADTIAASLASALGAEKLFFLLSVPGLLKDVAKPSSLIPHATLEDLAALEAKGAITGGMRPKLTAVKTALQSGVPSAHLVSGLAPDALLAEIFTNEGSGTMIGAGIGAGTPAAAGVQS; this comes from the coding sequence ATGCCCCTGTCCCCCAATCCCTACGCCGCGCTCAAGGAAGCCTCCCGCTACGTCCGCCTGTTCCGCGGCAAGACGTTCGTGGTGAAGGTGGGCGGCGAGGTGATCTCCGAGCCCAAGATCCGGAAGGCCCTCTGCGAGCAGATCGCGCTGCTGTGGTCCTTCTCCATCCGCGTGGTGGTGGTGCACGGCGGCGGCGCGGAGCTGGACGCCGTCTGCCAGTCCATGGGCATCCCTGTGCAGAAGGTGGCGGGCCGCCGCATCACGAGCCCCGAGGTGCTGGACGCCGCCAAGATGGTCTTCGCGGGACAGGTCCACATGGACCTCCTCGCCGATCTGCAGGCGGCGGGCGTCCCGGCCGTGGGCCTCACGGGCGTGGATGCGGGCCTGCTGAAGGCTACCCGCCGCCCGCCGGTGCCCGTGGTGCCGGACGGCGCCACCGAGCCCCAGCTGGTGGATTTCGGGCTGGTGGGCGACATCGACAGCGTGGACCCCCACGTCCTCGCCCACCTGCTGGAGGGCGGATTCGTGCCCGTGGTGGCGCCCCTCTCCGGCGGCGAGGACGGCGCGATCTACAACACCAACGCCGACACCATCGCCGCCAGCCTGGCCTCGGCCCTGGGCGCCGAGAAGCTGTTCTTCCTGCTCTCCGTCCCGGGCCTCCTGAAGGACGTCGCGAAGCCCTCGTCCCTCATTCCCCACGCCACGCTGGAGGATCTCGCCGCCCTGGAGGCCAAGGGCGCCATCACCGGCGGGATGCGGCCCAAACTCACGGCCGTCAAGACCGCGCTCCAGAGCGGCGTGCCCAGCGCCCACCTGGTGAGCGGCCTCGCGCCGGACGCCCTGCTGGCGGAGATCTTCACCAACGAGGGCAGCGGCACCATGATTGGTGCGGGGATCGGCGCCGGAACGCCCGCCGCCGCGGGAGTCCAGTCATGA
- a CDS encoding N-acetylornithine carbamoyltransferase has protein sequence MKHFTRISDLGPDGVRRILAQAAAWKQERPGPIFRDRILGMVFFNPSLRTRTSFEAAMLRHGGHAIVLEVGAGTWKLEDRDGAVMDQDRAEHVREGVPVLGRYADLLAVRTFSGGQGDAVDEIDPVISAFRRFSTVPVLSMESAREHPHQGLADLLTVQETHGTTKVPVTLTWAPHIKPLPKAVPNSFLLTAAACGAEIRVAHPKGYELAPEVRAEAEAYAAATGGKIIYTNDQDAALEGSAAVYAKAWGPSTASGIEAAPMSDFGGWMPTAAHMAKAAKEAVFLHCLPVRRNLEVHDSVLDGPWSRVVDEAENRFHVQRATIHDLLSQL, from the coding sequence ATGAAGCACTTCACCCGCATCTCCGACCTCGGCCCCGACGGCGTCCGGCGGATCCTGGCGCAGGCCGCGGCCTGGAAGCAGGAGCGGCCCGGCCCCATCTTCCGCGACCGCATCCTCGGCATGGTCTTCTTCAACCCCAGCCTCCGCACCCGCACCAGCTTCGAGGCGGCGATGCTCCGCCACGGCGGCCACGCCATCGTCCTGGAAGTGGGCGCCGGAACCTGGAAGCTGGAGGACCGGGACGGCGCCGTGATGGACCAGGACCGCGCCGAGCACGTGCGCGAAGGCGTGCCCGTCCTGGGCCGCTACGCGGACCTGCTCGCCGTGCGGACCTTCAGCGGCGGCCAGGGCGACGCGGTCGATGAGATCGATCCCGTGATCAGCGCCTTCCGCCGATTCTCCACGGTGCCCGTCCTCAGCATGGAGAGCGCCCGGGAGCACCCCCACCAGGGCCTGGCGGACCTGCTCACCGTGCAGGAGACCCACGGCACCACGAAGGTGCCCGTCACCCTCACCTGGGCGCCGCACATCAAGCCCCTGCCCAAGGCCGTGCCCAACTCCTTCCTGCTGACCGCCGCCGCCTGCGGCGCCGAGATCCGCGTGGCCCATCCCAAGGGCTACGAGCTGGCGCCCGAGGTCCGCGCGGAAGCCGAGGCCTACGCCGCCGCCACGGGCGGGAAGATCATCTACACGAACGACCAGGACGCCGCGCTGGAGGGCAGCGCCGCCGTCTACGCCAAAGCCTGGGGCCCGTCCACCGCCTCCGGAATCGAGGCCGCGCCCATGTCGGACTTCGGCGGCTGGATGCCCACCGCCGCGCACATGGCCAAGGCCGCCAAGGAAGCCGTCTTCCTCCACTGCCTGCCCGTGCGCCGCAACCTCGAGGTCCACGACAGCGTCCTCGACGGCCCCTGGAGCCGCGTGGTGGACGAGGCCGAGAACCGCTTCCACGTGCAGCGGGCCACGATCCACGACCTGCTCTCCCAGCTCTGA
- a CDS encoding aspartate aminotransferase family protein, with the protein MTALLPVPALLPTYAPYPFPLVRGEGDRVFDDQGQAWWDFYGGHCVCATGHSHPAVVKAVADQAASLLFYSAAAALPVRDAAAARITAFAGMDSVFFCNSGAETNENALKVALLLTGRGKLAAFDGGWHGRTLLALSVTDDPKITAPFAAHLTPCLRLPFGDLAALAAADFSDVAGVILEPIQSMAGIKTASREWFQALRAKCDASGTLLIFDEIQTGMGRMGTPFAAQFYGVRPDVITSAKGLASGVPMGALLMTAAVAAKLKGGDLGSTFGGGPLACAALLATVDVLEAEGLPANAAAAATRLRRELAGSAVTEVLGEGLLLGLRCADAPALKKHLLARRFLVGGSGDPTVLRLMPPLNISDEALAALIAAIRAFAPESK; encoded by the coding sequence ATGACCGCCCTCCTGCCCGTTCCCGCCCTGCTGCCCACCTACGCGCCCTATCCCTTTCCCCTGGTCCGGGGCGAGGGCGACCGGGTGTTCGACGACCAGGGCCAGGCCTGGTGGGACTTCTACGGCGGGCACTGCGTCTGCGCCACCGGCCACAGCCATCCCGCCGTGGTGAAGGCCGTGGCGGACCAGGCCGCGTCCCTGCTGTTCTACTCCGCCGCCGCCGCGCTCCCGGTCCGGGACGCCGCCGCCGCGCGGATCACCGCCTTCGCCGGCATGGATTCCGTCTTCTTCTGCAACAGCGGCGCCGAGACCAACGAGAACGCCCTGAAGGTGGCGCTCCTGCTCACGGGCCGCGGGAAGCTGGCGGCCTTCGACGGCGGCTGGCACGGCCGGACGCTGCTGGCCCTGTCGGTCACGGACGACCCCAAGATCACCGCGCCCTTCGCGGCCCACCTCACGCCCTGCCTGCGCCTGCCCTTCGGCGATCTGGCCGCCCTCGCCGCCGCCGATTTCTCGGACGTGGCGGGCGTCATCCTGGAGCCCATCCAGAGCATGGCCGGGATCAAGACGGCCTCGCGCGAGTGGTTCCAGGCCCTGCGCGCCAAGTGCGACGCCAGCGGCACGCTGCTGATCTTCGACGAGATCCAGACGGGCATGGGCCGGATGGGCACGCCCTTCGCCGCCCAGTTCTACGGCGTGCGGCCCGACGTGATCACCTCCGCCAAGGGCCTCGCGTCCGGCGTGCCCATGGGGGCGCTCCTGATGACCGCGGCGGTGGCCGCGAAGCTGAAGGGCGGCGATCTGGGCAGCACCTTCGGCGGCGGTCCCCTGGCCTGTGCCGCGCTGCTGGCCACCGTGGACGTCCTTGAAGCCGAAGGCCTTCCCGCGAACGCCGCCGCCGCGGCCACGCGCCTCCGCCGGGAACTGGCGGGCTCCGCGGTGACGGAAGTCCTCGGCGAAGGCCTGCTGCTGGGCCTGCGCTGCGCCGACGCCCCCGCCCTCAAAAAGCACCTGCTCGCGCGCCGCTTCCTGGTGGGCGGGTCGGGCGATCCCACGGTGCTGCGCCTGATGCCGCCCCTCAACATCAGCGACGAAGCCCTCGCCGCCCTGATCGCCGCCATCCGCGCCTTCGCCCCGGAGTCGAAATGA
- a CDS encoding DUF433 domain-containing protein has protein sequence MDRSLLERITLEPGKRGGKPCIRGLRITVYDVLSYLSSGMSTADLLSDFPELTEEDVRASLALAADRERQQFQLGA, from the coding sequence GTGGATCGGAGCCTGCTGGAGCGCATCACGCTGGAGCCCGGAAAGCGGGGAGGAAAGCCTTGCATCCGCGGCCTCCGGATCACCGTCTACGACGTGCTGTCCTACCTGTCTTCCGGAATGAGTACAGCCGACCTGCTGTCCGATTTTCCGGAGCTGACTGAGGAGGATGTCCGGGCCTCCCTTGCCCTCGCCGCGGATCGCGAGCGGCAGCAGTTCCAACTGGGCGCATGA
- a CDS encoding DUF5615 family PIN-like protein, whose amino-acid sequence MNLLLDQNLSSRLSGRLKDFFPGIRHVADLGLSSASDGEIWEAARQMECMIVTKDSDFVDLQVLRGFHLKALWLRLGNCTTAHLEAALRAHVSDIARFIADEEMGLLALG is encoded by the coding sequence ATGAACCTGCTGCTGGACCAGAATCTGTCCTCCCGCCTTTCGGGGCGCTTGAAGGATTTTTTTCCCGGAATCCGCCACGTCGCCGATCTGGGCCTGTCGAGCGCCTCCGACGGAGAGATATGGGAGGCCGCCCGGCAGATGGAGTGCATGATCGTCACCAAGGACTCGGATTTCGTGGATCTCCAGGTTCTGCGCGGGTTTCATCTCAAGGCCCTCTGGCTGCGGCTGGGGAACTGCACGACGGCCCACCTGGAGGCCGCGCTCCGGGCGCATGTTTCGGACATCGCTCGTTTCATCGCCGATGAAGAGATGGGGTTGCTGGCGCTCGGCTGA
- a CDS encoding murein hydrolase activator EnvC — protein MRRGFGLLLPALLPTLVVAQGAQDPAGSRQDPAELRRQLAALQGRLGQVDQQLEALKKRRKGVLVEMQGISLQRDRAKAQVEGARLRRDQAQSEVQVISREQTRIQGEVLQLQGDLRKQVRWLQALGPWGELGFYASFHDLEAWLVRGRMLAWGRLQERRRLERIHRLQGDLSVKEKALKEVLARLAGEEREAAQLQAALKVQEDKLSGFLDGLQKDEAAQKQAQAELAEEAVQLERLLAGLLGKPKGEAFEAAVAFADLRGDLPQPVEGTLAQSFGEHLHPRFRTRTVQSGLLVAAEAGAPVAAVADGKVAFADYYQSYGPVVILDHGGGWFTLYTHLLGLEVAKGQILRAGDPLGAVGGTMDGPRLGFEIRHQAQPQDPQKWLKRKYR, from the coding sequence ATGCGGCGCGGCTTCGGCCTCCTTCTCCCGGCGCTCCTCCCTACGCTCGTCGTGGCGCAGGGCGCCCAGGATCCGGCGGGGTCCCGCCAGGACCCCGCCGAGCTGCGGCGGCAGCTGGCGGCCCTTCAGGGACGGCTGGGCCAGGTGGACCAGCAGCTCGAAGCGCTGAAGAAGCGCCGCAAGGGCGTCCTGGTGGAGATGCAGGGCATCTCGCTCCAGCGGGACCGCGCCAAGGCCCAGGTGGAAGGGGCGCGGCTGCGGCGGGACCAGGCCCAGAGCGAGGTCCAGGTCATCAGCCGGGAGCAGACCCGCATCCAGGGCGAGGTGCTCCAGCTCCAGGGCGACCTCCGCAAGCAGGTGCGGTGGCTCCAGGCCCTCGGCCCCTGGGGGGAGCTGGGCTTCTACGCCTCGTTCCATGATCTCGAAGCGTGGCTGGTGCGGGGCCGAATGCTCGCCTGGGGGCGCCTTCAGGAGCGCCGGCGGCTGGAGCGCATCCACCGCCTCCAGGGCGACCTCAGCGTCAAGGAGAAGGCCCTGAAGGAAGTCCTGGCCCGCCTGGCGGGCGAGGAGCGGGAGGCCGCCCAGCTCCAGGCGGCGCTGAAGGTCCAGGAGGACAAGCTCAGCGGATTCCTCGACGGCCTCCAGAAGGACGAAGCGGCCCAGAAGCAGGCCCAGGCCGAGCTGGCCGAAGAAGCCGTACAGCTGGAGCGGCTGCTGGCGGGCCTTCTCGGGAAGCCCAAGGGCGAGGCCTTCGAAGCGGCCGTGGCCTTCGCGGACCTCCGCGGCGACCTGCCCCAGCCCGTGGAGGGCACCCTGGCGCAGAGCTTCGGCGAGCACCTCCACCCGCGCTTCCGCACGCGCACGGTCCAGAGCGGCCTGCTGGTGGCGGCGGAGGCGGGCGCTCCGGTGGCGGCCGTGGCCGACGGCAAGGTGGCCTTCGCCGACTACTACCAGAGCTACGGCCCCGTCGTGATCCTCGACCACGGCGGCGGCTGGTTCACCCTCTACACGCACCTCCTGGGCCTGGAGGTGGCGAAGGGCCAAATTCTGCGGGCCGGCGATCCCCTCGGCGCCGTGGGCGGGACCATGGACGGCCCCCGCCTGGGCTTCGAGATCCGCCATCAGGCCCAGCCCCAGGATCCGCAGAAGTGGCTGAAGCGGAAATACCGGTAG
- a CDS encoding type II secretion system F family protein encodes MRFTVRLTQSNGEVLVRDFEAENAEALRARVLGEGSFPLEITRTDTAFRSRAQLKTESLVLFNQELLALLKAGIPLLQSLELLVGHGKDPQLRRALTQVVDLVREGMSFSDALEQAGSFPPVYRSNVVAGERSGTLPDVLGRWLSFQKFAQVSRRRILEALFYPAFLVLVLVLALGVIFNVVLPRFAEFYAGGNVEMPMFTQVLLGIGKVVNSTLWLQGLVLVGLAVLARWMVASEAGRKMGERLLLTLPKIGTLYRMYHSSVFSRTLGVLLSGGLPAVQALEVVQRTSPSERMKAGLLTVTDKVRAGSSLHLALEQAKLLDPLAVEMVRVGEQSSALPEMLDHVADFFDQEVEKATTAVTSLIGPVLILFMGVVVLTLLLAIYVPLFNASSAVK; translated from the coding sequence ATGCGATTCACGGTCCGGCTCACCCAGTCCAACGGCGAAGTCCTCGTGCGGGACTTCGAGGCGGAGAACGCGGAGGCGCTCCGGGCGCGGGTTCTGGGAGAGGGCAGCTTTCCCCTGGAGATCACGCGCACGGACACGGCCTTCCGCAGCCGCGCCCAGCTCAAGACCGAATCCCTGGTCCTCTTCAACCAGGAGCTGCTCGCCCTGCTGAAGGCCGGCATCCCCCTGCTCCAGTCCCTGGAGCTGCTGGTGGGCCACGGCAAGGATCCCCAGCTCCGCCGCGCCCTCACGCAGGTGGTGGATCTGGTTCGCGAGGGCATGTCCTTTTCGGATGCCCTGGAGCAGGCGGGCTCCTTCCCGCCCGTCTACCGCAGCAACGTGGTGGCCGGCGAGCGGAGCGGTACCCTGCCGGACGTCCTGGGCCGCTGGCTGTCCTTCCAGAAGTTCGCCCAGGTGAGCCGCCGCCGCATCCTCGAAGCCCTGTTCTACCCGGCCTTCCTCGTGCTGGTGCTCGTGCTGGCCCTGGGCGTGATCTTCAATGTGGTGCTGCCGCGCTTCGCGGAGTTCTACGCCGGCGGAAACGTGGAGATGCCCATGTTCACGCAGGTCCTGCTGGGCATCGGCAAGGTGGTCAATTCCACCCTGTGGCTGCAGGGGCTCGTCCTCGTCGGCCTGGCGGTCCTCGCCCGGTGGATGGTGGCCTCCGAAGCGGGCCGCAAAATGGGGGAACGCCTTCTCCTGACCCTCCCCAAGATCGGCACCCTCTACCGCATGTACCATTCCAGCGTCTTCTCCCGGACACTGGGCGTGCTCCTCTCGGGCGGCCTGCCCGCCGTGCAGGCCCTGGAAGTGGTGCAGCGCACCAGTCCCAGTGAGCGGATGAAGGCCGGGCTGCTCACCGTCACCGACAAGGTCCGCGCGGGCAGCAGCCTGCACCTGGCGCTGGAACAGGCCAAGCTTCTGGATCCCCTCGCCGTCGAGATGGTGCGCGTGGGCGAGCAGAGCAGTGCCCTCCCCGAGATGCTCGACCACGTCGCCGACTTCTTCGACCAGGAAGTGGAAAAGGCCACCACCGCCGTGACCAGCCTCATCGGCCCCGTGCTGATCCTGTTCATGGGCGTCGTCGTCCTGACGCTCCTTCTCGCCATCTACGTGCCGCTGTTCAACGCCAGCAGCGCGGTGAAGTAG
- a CDS encoding ribonucleoside triphosphate reductase, with product MSPSTLPEDRPSSVLEPAAPVFVRKRDGRTAPFDAARILSALQRAGAACGEFGAEEARLLAAQAVKVLSHRRAAEAPGVEQIQDVVEQALITANHFRTARAYAVYREQRARARQDKRTVVEVASSVNEYLDRLDWRVSANANQSYSLGGLILNVSGKVVANYWLNHIYPPEVGQAHRNADLHVHDLDMLAGYCAGWSLRTLLDEGLNGIPDKVEAGPPRHLSSAVGQIVNFLGTLQNEWAGAQAFSSFDTFLAPYVRKDNLGYGEVRQCIQELIYNLNVPSRWGTQTPFTNLTFDWTCPEDLAAQVPRIGGKEMPFTYGDLQAEMDLINRAYLEVMMAGDLKGRAFTFPIPTYNITKDFPWESPNVDLLFEMAGKYGLPYFQNFLNSDLEPRMVRSMCCRLQLDLRELLKRGNGLFGSAEQTGSVGVVTLNCARLGFLFPGDEAALLRRADELLDLARTSLEIKRKEIQRLMDGGLFPYTRRYLGTLRNHFSTIGVNGLHEMIRNFSGDVEGIEGDWGKAFALRFLDHVRARMTAFQEETGHLYNLEATPAEGATYRFAKEDRVRHAGILQAGTDEQPYYTNSSQLPVGHTDDPFEALEHQEALQRKYTGGTVLHLYMGERLSSAEACKRLVRKALSRFAVPYLTVTPTFSICPTHGYLSGERETCPTCEGEGRRQPCEVWTRVMGYHRPKSTFNPGKQGEYAERQCFAEPAAV from the coding sequence ATGTCCCCGTCCACCCTTCCGGAGGACCGCCCGTCCAGCGTGCTGGAGCCCGCCGCGCCCGTGTTCGTGCGGAAGAGGGACGGGCGGACGGCGCCCTTCGACGCGGCCCGGATCCTGTCCGCGCTCCAGCGGGCGGGCGCCGCCTGCGGCGAGTTCGGCGCCGAGGAGGCCCGCCTGCTCGCGGCCCAGGCGGTGAAGGTGCTGTCCCATCGGCGCGCGGCGGAGGCCCCGGGGGTGGAGCAGATCCAGGACGTGGTGGAGCAGGCCCTGATCACCGCCAACCACTTCCGCACCGCCCGCGCCTACGCCGTCTACCGCGAGCAGCGGGCCCGGGCGCGGCAGGACAAGCGGACGGTGGTGGAGGTGGCCTCGTCCGTGAACGAGTACCTGGACCGCCTGGACTGGCGGGTGAGCGCCAACGCCAACCAGAGCTATTCCCTGGGCGGGCTGATCCTCAACGTGTCGGGGAAGGTGGTGGCGAACTACTGGCTGAACCACATCTACCCGCCGGAAGTGGGCCAGGCCCACCGGAACGCGGACCTCCACGTCCACGACCTGGACATGCTGGCCGGCTACTGCGCGGGCTGGTCCCTGCGGACCCTGCTGGACGAGGGCCTGAACGGGATCCCCGACAAGGTGGAGGCGGGGCCGCCGCGGCACCTGTCCAGCGCCGTGGGCCAGATCGTGAACTTCCTCGGCACCCTCCAGAACGAGTGGGCCGGCGCCCAGGCCTTCAGCTCCTTCGACACCTTCCTGGCGCCCTACGTCCGGAAGGACAACCTGGGCTACGGCGAAGTCCGGCAGTGCATCCAGGAGCTGATCTACAACCTGAACGTGCCGTCGCGGTGGGGCACCCAGACGCCCTTCACCAACCTCACCTTCGACTGGACCTGTCCCGAGGATCTGGCGGCGCAGGTGCCGCGCATCGGCGGCAAGGAGATGCCCTTCACCTACGGCGACCTCCAGGCGGAGATGGACCTCATCAACCGCGCCTACCTCGAAGTGATGATGGCGGGCGACCTCAAGGGCCGCGCGTTCACGTTCCCCATCCCCACCTACAACATCACCAAGGACTTCCCCTGGGAGTCCCCCAACGTGGACCTGCTGTTCGAGATGGCCGGGAAGTACGGCCTGCCCTACTTCCAGAACTTCCTGAACTCGGACCTGGAGCCGCGGATGGTGCGCTCCATGTGCTGCCGGCTGCAGCTGGACCTGCGGGAGCTGCTGAAGCGGGGCAACGGCCTGTTCGGCAGCGCGGAGCAGACGGGCTCCGTGGGCGTGGTGACCCTCAACTGCGCCCGGCTGGGCTTCCTGTTCCCCGGCGACGAGGCGGCGCTGCTGCGGCGGGCGGACGAACTGCTGGACTTGGCGAGGACGTCGCTGGAGATCAAGCGCAAGGAGATCCAGCGCCTGATGGACGGTGGCCTCTTCCCCTACACGCGCCGCTATCTGGGGACGCTGCGGAATCACTTCTCGACCATCGGCGTGAATGGCCTGCACGAGATGATCCGCAACTTCAGCGGCGACGTGGAGGGCATCGAGGGCGATTGGGGCAAGGCCTTCGCCCTGCGGTTCCTGGACCACGTCCGCGCCCGGATGACGGCGTTCCAGGAGGAGACCGGCCACCTCTACAACCTGGAGGCGACGCCCGCGGAAGGCGCCACCTACCGCTTCGCCAAGGAGGATCGCGTGCGCCACGCGGGCATCCTCCAGGCGGGGACGGACGAGCAGCCCTACTACACCAACTCCTCCCAGCTGCCCGTGGGCCACACGGACGATCCGTTCGAAGCCCTGGAGCACCAGGAGGCCCTCCAGCGGAAGTACACGGGCGGGACCGTGCTCCACCTCTACATGGGCGAGCGGCTCTCCAGCGCCGAGGCGTGCAAGCGCCTGGTGCGCAAGGCCCTCAGCCGCTTCGCCGTCCCCTACCTCACCGTGACGCCCACCTTCTCCATCTGCCCAACCCACGGCTACCTGTCGGGCGAGCGGGAAACCTGCCCCACCTGCGAAGGCGAAGGCCGGCGCCAGCCCTGCGAAGTCTGGACCCGCGTCATGGGCTACCACCGCCCCAAGTCCACCTTCAATCCCGGGAAGCAGGGCGAGTACGCCGAGCGCCAGTGCTTCGCGGAGCCGGCCGCCGTCTGA